Within Halodesulfurarchaeum sp. HSR-GB, the genomic segment CTCCCACAGGAAGTAGGAATATTGCAACAAATCGGCGTTGTCTGACAATCGTAGAAACTGCAAGTTAAGTAGGACAACTACAGAATCCAAACCATGAATCCCCCCAACGACGGCGGCGATAACGATCCAACGCAAGGCTCGGAACCATCAACCAACGATTCTTCGCGATCGAGTTTCTGGGAAGACCCACCCGAATGGGCTGAAAAACTGAATGAAGAGGGTGCAGAGGTGGTGCCGGTGGGTGGGTCCCAGTCGGAAGCCCTGGCCTATATTACCCTCCGAAAGAACAACGAGATTGGCATTTCTCAGCGGGCAATGTACGAACACTTTGACGGTGTAAATACAGTCGCGATCGGCGTTCAGTCACCTTCTGGTGGCGGTGCAAAGAAACTCTACCTAATCCCGATTGATGACGACGAGGACGTCCCATTCGCAGCTGACGTTCGTGTATCTGATTCGGGGAGTGGCGCAATCCGTGTAGGGAAGCCCTACGAGCATTTCGACTTGCAACCGGAAGAAGCAGAACGGTATTCAGTCAAAAGGGACGAGGATCTCAATGCCGTTGTCGCAAATTTGAATACTTCTCCACTCAATAATTAAATTATTATCATAACTTAAATGGGATGTGCTAAACATCGGTTCCTAGCCCCCTAACCAAATTAACCTTGGTTGATACTGTCTCTTCTAACACCAATCTTTTACTTATCCAGATCAATTTATATCGATATGGTCGAAAACAACAACTCTCTGCTTTCCGTCTCTGTCACTAATTTAGGCGGGATTAATTCCTTGGAGACATCAATTCCGCCGGGGGTGACTGTGTTGAGTGGAAATAACGCCACCAACCGAACATCATTCCTCAGTGCGATTGCAACAGCACTTGGCGCTGAGGAAGCCGCAGCCACTCTCAAAACGGATGCCGACGAGGGCGAAGTCACAGTCACGTTCGATGATCAGACGGCGTCAAGAACGTTTACGCGCTCAAATGGCACCGTCAGTATAGGCGGCGACCCCCTTTCTGAGGAATCTGAGGTTGTGGATACCTTCGTCTCGGTCTTTTCGACGAACCCGGCTCGCAAAGCAATCCGAGATGGTGGCGAAAACCTTCGCGAGGTCTTGATGCGAAATGTCGATACAGCCAGCATCAAACAGGAGGTCCGCTCGCTAAAGCAGCAGAAGAAAACTCTCGAATCCCAACTCGAAGATATTGAACGGGCCCAGGAAAAGCTCTCTCGCGAAGAGCAAAACCGGCAGGACCTCACAACCCAACTTGAGGAGGTGAACGGCGAAATCGAGGACGTCAAACAGGAGATCGAGAACTTCAAGGCGACCTCCGAAGAGATCGAGGCCGCCGAAGAACACATCGCTAACCTCGAGGACAAACGCGAAGACCTACGCCGTGTCAAAGACGATATCGACAACACCGAGGACACAATCGACTCACTCGAAGAAGAGCGCAAATCGATCAAACAGCAATTGGATAGCCTATCTGTCCCAGAGAATCGCGAAGAAGAACTCAAGGACGAACGGGAATCTCTCAAGTCCCAGATCAACACGATTCAAAACGCGATTGCAGAACTCAGCGACATCATCACTCACAACAGGTCCGTCCTTGACGAAGGCCAGATGTCTGTCTGGATGGATTCTGGAACCGTCACAGAGTCCCTAGATCCAAGCGGTGAGACGGTCGAATGTTGGACGTGTGGGAGTGAAGTGGACCGAT encodes:
- a CDS encoding archaea-specific SMC-related protein: MVENNNSLLSVSVTNLGGINSLETSIPPGVTVLSGNNATNRTSFLSAIATALGAEEAAATLKTDADEGEVTVTFDDQTASRTFTRSNGTVSIGGDPLSEESEVVDTFVSVFSTNPARKAIRDGGENLREVLMRNVDTASIKQEVRSLKQQKKTLESQLEDIERAQEKLSREEQNRQDLTTQLEEVNGEIEDVKQEIENFKATSEEIEAAEEHIANLEDKREDLRRVKDDIDNTEDTIDSLEEERKSIKQQLDSLSVPENREEELKDERESLKSQINTIQNAIAELSDIITHNRSVLDEGQMSVWMDSGTVTESLDPSGETVECWTCGSEVDRSAIDSRIDTLVELRKQKNAELQELQSTLEQVEDESAEIREKRNKRDRLQNELDDTEAAIESEKRSLEDLESKADTLRDEVDELQTKVAETEELRDSDLPDAYERLSELEHDRGRIETKLERTESTIEALEEQISQKEDVEAQITETKERLEEARGRIDRIERDIIEKFNSQMDELLGLLEYENITRVWLERLVPETSEDSEFELHIVREAEDGSAYEDTVDTLSESEREVIGITTALSGYLVHDVAEEIPIILFDSVEAIDAERLEKALDHIGDFATYLVVALLPEDAESIRHQTIGAPAFS